Proteins encoded by one window of Rouxiella chamberiensis:
- the ghrA gene encoding glyoxylate/hydroxypyruvate reductase GhrA: protein MNILFFHPTFDSKQWIDGIHRRLPQANVRAWHRGDTQPADYALVWHPPQEMLAPRHTLKGIFVLGAGVDAILTQEQRNPGTLPAGVPLIRLEDTGMALQMQEYALASVLRYFRRLDEYQLFQQQKQWRPLAAHQHSQFTVGLLGAGVLGNAVADKLIDLKFKVRSWSRSPKSREGVDSFHGNDQLHDFAGGCKLLINLLPNTPQTAGILNRNLFARLSQHAYLINLGRGMHLVDGDLLRALDSGQIAAATLDVFNDEPLQRMHPFWSHPRVTVTPHIGADTLPDEAMDSIVANIQAIEAGREPSGVVDRTRGY from the coding sequence ATGAACATCTTATTCTTTCATCCTACATTTGATTCAAAACAATGGATTGATGGCATTCATCGCCGACTTCCCCAAGCCAACGTGCGCGCCTGGCATCGCGGCGACACGCAACCCGCCGACTACGCGCTGGTATGGCATCCGCCTCAGGAGATGCTGGCTCCCCGCCATACTCTGAAGGGCATTTTCGTGCTTGGCGCGGGTGTGGATGCCATTTTGACGCAGGAACAGCGCAATCCGGGCACGCTGCCTGCGGGTGTGCCGTTGATTCGTCTTGAAGACACCGGAATGGCCCTGCAAATGCAGGAATACGCGCTGGCAAGCGTGCTGCGCTATTTCCGTCGGCTGGACGAATATCAATTGTTCCAGCAGCAGAAACAGTGGCGGCCGCTGGCGGCGCATCAACATAGCCAGTTCACCGTCGGGCTTCTTGGCGCAGGGGTGCTGGGCAATGCCGTGGCGGATAAACTTATCGACCTCAAGTTCAAGGTGCGCAGCTGGAGCCGCAGCCCGAAATCTCGCGAGGGCGTCGACAGTTTTCACGGCAACGATCAACTTCATGATTTTGCAGGCGGCTGCAAGCTGTTGATTAATCTTCTGCCCAATACGCCGCAGACCGCCGGGATTCTCAATAGGAACCTGTTTGCCCGGCTGAGCCAGCACGCTTATCTCATTAACCTCGGACGCGGCATGCATCTGGTCGATGGCGACCTGTTACGCGCGCTCGACAGCGGACAAATCGCTGCGGCAACCCTCGATGTATTCAACGATGAACCGCTGCAACGCATGCATCCCTTCTGGTCTCACCCGCGTGTGACCGTTACGCCGCACATTGGTGCCGATACACTGCCCGACGAGGCGATGGACAGCATTGTCGCCAATATTCAGGCTATCGAGGCGGGGCGTGAACCCAGTGGTGTGGTCGACCGCACGCGCGGCTACTAG